A window of the Cynocephalus volans isolate mCynVol1 chromosome 10, mCynVol1.pri, whole genome shotgun sequence genome harbors these coding sequences:
- the CES4A gene encoding carboxylesterase 4A encodes MAGAGQSMKWLLCLSLTLCLMLQTVPGALHIKEPLVVTKYGMLQGKQMHVGKTTIHTFLGVPFSRPPIGDLRFAPPEPLDPWRGTRDATTYPPACLQDSWGQITSMYLNTRKQYKWLRFSEDCLYLNVYAPARAHGDPPLPVMVWFPGGSFLVGSASTYEGSELAAREKVVLVVLQHRLGILGFLSTGDSQARGNWALLDQVAALRWVQENIAAFGGDPDCVTLFGQSSGAMCVSGLMLSPLARGLFHRAISQSGTAALKVFIAHDPLKVAKKVARLAGCNHNNTQILVDCLRALSGAEVMRVSKKMRFFHMNTQEDPQEIVWFMSPVVDGVVFPDDPVVLLTQGQVSPVPYLLGVNNLEFSWVLPYLMKFPLNRRMMRREIVSKLLWSASTLLNITKEQVPLVLEEYLSDIDEHDWKMLRNHMMDLAGDATFVYSTLQTARYHRDAGLPVYLYEFEHHTRTGIIVKPRTDGADHGDEIHFIFGSPFSKGPSTGEEKALSLRMMKYWANFARTGNPNGGKLPCWPRYDKDEKYLQLDFTTRVGVKLREKKMAFWMSLHQPQRPEKHRQF; translated from the exons ATGGCAGGAGCTGGCCAGAGCATGAAGTGGCTACTGTGCTTGAGCCTCACCCTCTGCCTGATGCTGCAGACAGTCCCAG GTGCCTTGCACATCAAGGAGCCTTTAGTGGTCACCAAATATGGGATGCTTCAAGGAAAACAGATGCATGTGGGGAAGACGACCATCCACACCTTCCTAGGAGTCCCCTTCTCCAGACCCCCTATAGGTGACCTCAGGTTTGCTCCCCCAGAACCCCTGGACCCCTGGAGAGGAACCAGAGATGCTACCACCTACCCTCCTGC GTGCCTTCAGGATTCCTGGGGGCAAATAACCTCCATGTATTTAAACACGCGGAAACAATACAAGTGGCTGCGCTTCAGTGAGGACTGTCTGTATCTGAACGTGTACGCGCCAGCGCGCGCGCATGGGGACCCTCCGCTGCCA GTGATGGTCTGGTTCCCGGGAGGCTCCTTCCTCGTGGGTTCCGCTTCTACGTACGAGGGCTCTGAGTTGGCCGCCCGCGAAAAGGTGGTGCTGGTGGTTCTGCAGCACAGGCTCGGCATCTTGGGCTTCCTGAG CACGGGCGACAGCCAGGCCCGCGGGAACTGGGCGCTGCTGGACCAGGTGGCAGCTCTGCGCTGGGTGCAGGAGAACATAGCAGCCTTCGGTGGAGACCCAGACTGTGTGACCCTGTTCGGCCAGTCGTCAGGGGCCATGTGCGTCTCAGGACTG ATGCTCTCACCTTTAGCCAGGGGTCTCTTCCATCGGGCCATTTCCCAGAGTGGCACCGCAGCACTCAAAGTCTTCATTGCTCATGACCCACTGAAGGTGGCCAAG AAAGTTGCCCGCCTGGCTGGTTGCAACCACAACAATACACAAATCCTGGTAGATTGCCTGAGGGCACTATCAGGAGCTGAGGTGATGCGTGTGTCCAAGAAGATG AGGTTCTTTCATATGAACACCCAAGAAGACCCTCAAGAG ATTGTATGGTTCATGAGCCCCGTGGTGGATGGTGTGGTGTTCCCAGATGACCCTGTGGTACTCCTGACCCAGGGGCAGGTTTCACCTGTGCCCTACCTTCTGGGTGTCAACAACCTGGAGTTCAGTTGGGTCTTGCCTTAT CTCATGAAGTTCCCACTAAACCGGCGCATGATGAGAAGAGAAATTGTCAGCAAGCTGCTCTGGAGTGCCAGCACCCTGTTG AATATCACCAAGGAGCAGGTACCACTCGTTTTGGAGGAGTACCTGAGCGACATTGATGAGCATGACTGGAAGATGTTACGAAACCACATGATGGACCTAGCTGGAGATGCCACCTTTGTGTATTCAACACTGCAGACTGCCCGCTACCACCGAG ATGCTGGCCTCCCTGTCTACCTGTACGAGTTTGAGCACCACACTCGCACTGGCATAATTGTCAAACCCCGCACTGATGGGGCAGACCACGGGGACGAGATCCACTTCATCTTTGGGAGCCCCTTCTCCAAAG GCCCTTCCACGGGTGAAGAGAAGGCACTCAGCCTCCGGATGATGAAATACTGGGCCAACTTTGCCCGCACAGG AAACCCCAATGGTGGGAAGCTGCCCTGCTGGCCACGCTATGACAAAGATGAAAAGTACCTGCAGCTGGATTTTACCACCAGGGTGGGTGTGAAGCTCAGGGAGAAGAAGATGGCTTTTTGGATGAGTCTGCACCAGCCTCAAAGACCTGAGAAGCACAGGCAGTTCTGA